Proteins encoded together in one Pseudomonas sp. ADAK13 window:
- a CDS encoding ShlB/FhaC/HecB family hemolysin secretion/activation protein yields MYSRHCNIPYQIRTSWMLTALAIVLIAPTPTLAADPRAQELERRTREQLELEQRLRLLERSGPLSPQAAPGPPPPLPVEPCWQVRGLRLQGNTLISLAQINARLQPLMSDCMSVTRINQLLTALTALYADAGFIASRPYLAQRPQDGQSLDVIIEEGFVESIELAAPDLPISLRGAFPGMLGKPLQLRELEQGLDQLNRLRSLDLTADVAPGSLPGGSRLLIRPRTSAAPIGAVVSYNNRGTEYIGRNNGALTLTYDSPLGLNDFVALSTSTTLDQTSAYSRSQSLYYNIPYGFWTLALSAGHSQYRYPVELPSQTVRANGQTRQYSLSLNRLLWRDQGTLLNGMLRLSSKRSQSYFADQYLAIQSPSLTVAEASLSLLKISDGLWNSTFSYAQGLDWLGADRDEERLSPALPRAQFRKYRADVSYWRQGRDGQWSWNSQLALQYSPDPLPSLEQMLLTDDYAVRGFRQDLVQAANGAVWRNTLSLPRRLGTQWTLSPRVGLDVGWSKQVTGAEGQRLAGANIGVGLSTRDWQLDLDYQRRLYGPPPSSHEPGFWRLELSLQI; encoded by the coding sequence ATGTATAGCAGGCATTGCAACATTCCGTACCAGATCCGTACGTCGTGGATGCTCACGGCCCTGGCGATCGTACTGATTGCCCCCACGCCCACCCTGGCTGCCGACCCTCGTGCCCAGGAGCTTGAGCGGCGAACCCGGGAACAGCTGGAACTGGAGCAACGCTTGCGCCTGCTGGAGCGCTCCGGCCCCTTGTCACCCCAGGCTGCGCCGGGGCCGCCGCCACCGCTCCCCGTCGAGCCCTGCTGGCAGGTCCGGGGGCTCAGGCTGCAAGGCAACACCTTGATCAGCCTGGCGCAGATCAATGCACGCCTTCAGCCGCTGATGAGCGACTGCATGAGCGTCACCCGCATCAACCAATTGCTAACGGCCCTGACCGCGCTGTATGCCGACGCCGGCTTCATCGCCAGCCGGCCTTACCTGGCGCAACGGCCACAGGACGGCCAGAGTCTGGACGTCATCATCGAGGAAGGTTTTGTCGAAAGCATCGAGCTTGCGGCCCCCGACCTGCCCATCTCGCTGCGTGGCGCGTTCCCCGGGATGCTCGGCAAACCGTTGCAACTGCGGGAACTGGAACAGGGCCTCGACCAACTCAACCGCCTGCGCTCCCTGGACCTCACCGCCGACGTGGCCCCCGGCAGCTTGCCCGGCGGCTCACGGCTGCTGATTCGCCCACGTACCAGTGCCGCGCCGATCGGCGCCGTGGTGAGCTACAACAACCGTGGCACCGAATACATCGGACGCAACAACGGCGCGCTGACCCTGACCTACGACAGCCCCTTGGGGTTGAACGATTTTGTCGCCCTGAGCACCAGCACCACCCTGGACCAGACGTCCGCCTACAGCCGCAGCCAAAGCCTGTACTACAACATTCCCTACGGCTTCTGGACCCTGGCCCTGAGCGCCGGCCACTCCCAATACCGCTACCCGGTCGAGCTGCCGAGCCAGACCGTCCGCGCGAACGGCCAGACCCGCCAATACAGCCTCAGCCTCAACCGCCTGCTCTGGCGCGACCAGGGCACGCTGCTCAACGGCATGCTGCGCCTGAGTTCAAAGCGTTCACAGAGCTACTTTGCCGATCAATACCTGGCCATCCAAAGCCCGAGCCTGACAGTCGCCGAGGCCAGCCTCAGCCTGCTGAAAATCAGTGACGGCCTCTGGAATAGCACGTTCAGCTACGCCCAGGGCCTGGACTGGCTGGGAGCCGACCGCGACGAGGAACGGCTGTCACCCGCGCTGCCCCGCGCGCAGTTTCGCAAGTACCGCGCCGACGTGAGCTACTGGCGCCAGGGCCGCGATGGCCAATGGAGCTGGAACAGCCAACTGGCGCTGCAATACAGCCCCGACCCACTGCCCAGCCTGGAACAGATGCTGCTGACTGATGACTACGCGGTACGCGGCTTTCGTCAGGACCTGGTACAGGCCGCCAATGGCGCGGTGTGGCGCAACACCCTCAGCCTGCCCCGCCGCCTCGGCACGCAATGGACCCTCAGCCCGCGTGTGGGGCTGGACGTGGGTTGGAGCAAGCAAGTGACGGGTGCCGAAGGCCAGCGGCTGGCCGGGGCCAATATCGGCGTCGGCTTGAGCACCCGCGACTGGCAACTGGACCTGGACTACCAGCGCAGGCTCTACGGCCCGCCCCCTTCGAGCCACGAGCCGGGCTTCTGGCGGCTGGAGTTGAGCCTGCAAATCTGA
- a CDS encoding hemagglutinin repeat-containing protein encodes MKTITHAPPAALKPCQTLRWMVCGLVFVHYIQPAMAASGATVTVTMAASTPQAPIPAPGGATVSTQQGVPVVNIVAPNATGLSHNQFLNYDVERQGLVLNNSTAAGQSQLAGQLGANPQFNGRDASLILNEVISRNASRINGPQEIFGRAADYVLANPNGINVNGASFINTPRAAFVVGSPEFEDGRLARLTTFDARNELIVGDRGLSNMAGAIDLIAPRIDVNGSIDARSDLNVIMGFNQVAYEDRRIEQVRQPARPPVDAQLFGAMQAGRINIISTADGAGVKVAAPLLAMADLTVASAGNLEITGSIRPDSLNANRTLLNSDTGDVQLQAKDDLVLTATDVSARTIDASAGGDLRLDALTSSRKTEQRENWNKKFLFITTETYDKKTTDTRTQQHGSNLTATADLSLKAGKNIELKASTASAGATLQAEAGKDLRLSALNDAKETRETLNHRKNLWRGDYDKTEKIETARSSSLTSGGAMQLSSQQDLQVLGSEVVSQGDLTIDAGGKVDIGTTRVVQESWQKDYEGDLLSGSFFGENLKDERNEDLVVGSLVEANGTLRLRSENVAISGSQVVGEKDALLVSTSGALSIDGAQNRVTSDKSVTDSKLFGLLKDQTRERKNTATQVRSQVQSRSNLRLQSASDLNVVGSDVSAQGRLELQAEADINLLAGKNTAQTLTETDQHGFSASAGETKEAGPGIKGSEQYQAGINYNQKQTITTEDTLTHEGSQLTGASVDINAGNNLLVKGSDITATDGDLNLAAPSIELLSEADKSLLAVEENSLSLGQFYTGGMDRAGGGWQVDKDKDVTTTDTSTVQSSQLSAAGNINVIAGEGQGQLITEAAKVKAGGELNVSAGTLENRAVYDSVAETREVDHWSVSVGANIEYKDVTRPIKKVVDGIDQTKVYQPSVLDALDPPNAGIDLAVNVLDSRAESGSTTAVVSEFEGASVNVQVDGALTDTGTRYVATDGTLAITAGSHGFAAAENTTFSRDKGTDVDTALRVYTTTGSDINARVLGSGGSFDLRQATGTAVPGSLEGKYGIQVQLGTDGRYEGTRFDAGQGDLKIRTPGSLSFTEARDWQTSDETTLGGFGWVEAGTSPNTLKKANAGGQLDKAWLVVEDTQGRGASLFAEGLTEIVAGQDLTLHGAQIGSAERNNGDVRLKAGGDVELLAGVDTYSAAGGNLGGGARASVKATQSDTASGTSGGFGLQGGVGSIDERGTLQRGGSLDSRGTVQIEGRNVRLQGVQGKAEAFELAAIGGELILESAVSDEQRDNKSLTAGLGASLTRSADSSNNGSGLFVRAKGGIDQLDSQTHDNTRLVADRVQLDSRGDTRLLGATVTAGEVSGRIGGDLVVESRQDQVQALTLNLDAQLTTEKNPSGGIDKASVAAGPFGGTVKNTGKKLYEKAADKTQALKDKLLARSTGSPGASRDRFKDLLFQNPKNRDVTPTLLADFSRTRNDTVAEASGIRGRDGVDLQVAGGVDLLGARIGSSGGTVDLGGASVTGKDLSGRDQRTDLGINASASPLLLGLALNKAFTKERDPQSLADEQFDTGLLRTGGHDQRQLLTSGVDQKGR; translated from the coding sequence ATGAAAACAATTACCCACGCGCCACCGGCCGCTCTCAAACCCTGCCAGACCTTGCGCTGGATGGTCTGCGGCCTGGTATTTGTCCACTACATACAACCCGCCATGGCCGCCAGCGGGGCAACAGTGACGGTGACCATGGCCGCGTCCACCCCGCAGGCCCCGATCCCGGCTCCCGGCGGCGCCACAGTCTCCACCCAACAAGGGGTGCCGGTGGTCAACATTGTTGCCCCCAACGCGACGGGGCTTTCCCACAACCAGTTCCTGAACTACGACGTCGAGCGCCAGGGGCTGGTGCTGAACAATTCAACGGCGGCAGGCCAGTCGCAATTGGCCGGGCAACTGGGTGCCAACCCGCAGTTCAATGGCCGTGACGCCAGCCTGATTCTCAACGAAGTGATCAGTCGCAACGCCTCCCGCATCAACGGCCCCCAGGAGATCTTCGGCCGGGCGGCCGACTATGTGCTGGCCAACCCCAACGGCATCAACGTCAACGGCGCGAGCTTTATCAATACGCCGCGAGCCGCCTTCGTGGTGGGCAGCCCGGAGTTCGAGGACGGGCGCCTTGCGCGCCTCACAACCTTTGACGCGCGCAACGAGCTGATTGTGGGTGACCGCGGGCTGAGCAACATGGCAGGCGCCATAGACCTGATTGCACCGCGTATCGACGTCAACGGCAGCATCGATGCACGGAGCGACCTGAATGTCATCATGGGTTTCAACCAGGTGGCGTATGAGGATCGCAGGATCGAACAGGTACGCCAGCCGGCCAGGCCGCCCGTCGACGCGCAACTGTTCGGCGCGATGCAGGCCGGACGGATCAATATCATCAGCACCGCCGACGGCGCCGGGGTCAAGGTTGCCGCGCCGCTGCTGGCCATGGCAGACCTGACGGTGGCCTCGGCCGGCAACCTGGAAATAACCGGCAGCATTCGGCCAGACTCGCTCAACGCCAACCGTACCCTGTTGAACAGCGACACCGGCGATGTGCAGTTGCAGGCCAAGGACGACCTGGTGCTCACCGCCACCGACGTCAGCGCACGCACCATCGACGCCAGCGCCGGGGGTGACCTGCGGCTCGACGCCCTGACCAGTTCGCGTAAAACCGAGCAGCGGGAAAACTGGAACAAAAAATTCCTGTTCATTACCACCGAGACCTACGACAAAAAAACCACCGACACCCGCACCCAGCAGCACGGCAGCAACCTCACGGCCACTGCCGACCTGAGCCTCAAGGCCGGCAAAAATATCGAGCTCAAGGCCTCCACCGCCAGCGCCGGCGCAACCCTTCAGGCCGAGGCCGGCAAGGACCTGCGCCTGAGTGCACTGAACGACGCGAAGGAAACCCGCGAAACCCTCAACCACCGCAAAAACCTCTGGCGCGGCGACTACGATAAAACCGAAAAAATAGAAACCGCCCGCAGCAGCAGCCTCACCAGCGGCGGCGCGATGCAGTTGAGCAGCCAGCAGGACCTGCAAGTACTCGGCAGCGAGGTAGTGAGCCAGGGCGACCTGACCATCGACGCCGGGGGCAAGGTTGACATCGGCACCACCCGGGTCGTCCAGGAGAGCTGGCAAAAAGACTACGAAGGCGACTTGCTCTCCGGCAGTTTTTTCGGCGAGAACCTGAAGGACGAACGCAACGAAGACCTGGTGGTCGGCAGCCTGGTGGAGGCCAACGGCACCTTGCGGCTGCGCTCGGAAAACGTTGCCATCAGTGGCAGCCAGGTCGTGGGAGAGAAAGATGCGTTGCTGGTCAGCACAAGCGGCGCCCTGAGCATCGACGGCGCGCAAAACCGGGTGACGTCGGACAAGTCCGTCACCGACAGCAAACTGTTTGGCCTGCTCAAGGACCAGACCCGCGAGCGCAAGAACACCGCCACTCAGGTCCGCAGCCAGGTGCAGTCGCGCAGCAATCTGCGCCTGCAAAGCGCCAGCGACTTGAACGTGGTGGGCTCCGACGTGTCGGCACAAGGCCGGCTCGAACTGCAAGCCGAGGCCGACATCAACCTGCTGGCAGGCAAAAACACCGCCCAAACCCTCACTGAGACCGACCAGCACGGGTTCTCTGCCTCCGCCGGTGAAACCAAAGAAGCCGGGCCCGGGATCAAGGGGTCGGAGCAATACCAGGCCGGGATCAACTACAACCAGAAACAAACCATCACCACCGAGGACACCCTCACCCACGAGGGCAGTCAACTCACCGGCGCCAGCGTGGACATCAACGCCGGCAATAATCTGCTGGTCAAGGGCTCCGACATAACGGCCACCGACGGCGATTTGAACCTGGCGGCCCCCTCCATAGAACTGCTCAGCGAGGCGGATAAAAGCCTACTGGCCGTCGAGGAAAACAGCCTCAGCCTTGGCCAGTTCTATACCGGCGGCATGGACCGCGCCGGCGGCGGCTGGCAGGTCGACAAGGACAAGGACGTGACGACCACGGACACCTCCACGGTTCAATCAAGCCAGTTGAGCGCTGCGGGAAATATCAATGTAATCGCCGGTGAGGGCCAGGGCCAACTCATCACCGAGGCCGCCAAGGTCAAGGCGGGCGGCGAGTTGAATGTCAGCGCGGGCACCCTGGAAAATCGTGCGGTGTACGACAGCGTTGCCGAGACCCGGGAGGTCGACCACTGGAGTGTCAGCGTCGGCGCCAACATCGAATACAAGGACGTGACCCGGCCGATCAAAAAAGTCGTCGACGGGATCGACCAGACCAAGGTCTACCAACCTTCGGTGCTGGATGCGCTGGACCCGCCCAACGCCGGTATCGACCTGGCCGTCAACGTGCTGGACAGCCGCGCCGAGTCGGGTTCCACCACGGCGGTGGTCAGTGAGTTCGAAGGCGCCTCGGTCAACGTTCAGGTCGACGGCGCGCTGACCGACACCGGCACGCGCTATGTGGCCACCGACGGCACGCTGGCGATCACTGCCGGGAGCCATGGGTTTGCAGCCGCTGAAAACACCACGTTCAGCCGGGACAAGGGCACCGATGTCGACACCGCCTTGCGGGTCTATACCACCACCGGCAGCGACATCAACGCGCGGGTCCTCGGCTCGGGCGGCAGCTTCGACTTGCGCCAGGCCACCGGCACCGCGGTACCCGGCAGCCTGGAGGGCAAATACGGGATCCAGGTGCAACTGGGTACGGATGGTCGGTATGAGGGCACCCGGTTTGATGCAGGCCAGGGTGACCTGAAAATCCGCACGCCGGGATCTCTGAGCTTCACCGAGGCCCGCGACTGGCAAACCAGCGATGAAACAACCCTGGGCGGGTTTGGCTGGGTGGAGGCCGGCACCAGCCCCAACACCCTGAAAAAAGCCAACGCAGGCGGCCAGCTCGACAAAGCATGGCTGGTCGTGGAAGACACCCAGGGCCGTGGCGCCAGCCTGTTCGCCGAAGGCCTGACCGAGATTGTCGCGGGGCAGGACCTTACGTTGCATGGCGCGCAAATCGGCAGCGCTGAACGCAACAACGGCGATGTGCGGCTCAAGGCCGGCGGTGACGTGGAGTTGCTGGCAGGTGTCGACACCTATTCGGCCGCCGGTGGCAACCTCGGCGGCGGTGCGCGGGCGAGCGTCAAGGCCACCCAAAGCGACACCGCCAGCGGAACGAGCGGCGGGTTCGGCCTACAGGGCGGCGTGGGCAGCATTGATGAACGCGGCACCCTGCAACGGGGTGGCAGCCTCGACAGTCGCGGCACGGTGCAAATCGAAGGCCGGAACGTGCGCCTGCAAGGGGTGCAAGGCAAGGCTGAGGCGTTCGAACTGGCTGCCATCGGCGGCGAGCTGATCCTGGAATCCGCCGTTTCCGATGAGCAACGCGACAACAAATCCCTGACCGCCGGGCTGGGCGCCAGCCTCACCCGCAGCGCTGACTCGTCGAACAACGGCTCGGGCCTGTTCGTCCGGGCGAAAGGCGGCATCGACCAGCTCGACAGCCAGACCCACGACAACACGCGCCTGGTGGCTGACCGGGTGCAGCTCGACAGCCGGGGCGATACCCGACTGCTGGGCGCCACCGTCACGGCCGGCGAGGTCAGCGGCCGGATCGGCGGTGACCTGGTGGTCGAGAGCCGGCAAGATCAGGTACAGGCATTGACACTGAACCTGGATGCGCAACTGACCACCGAGAAAAACCCGTCCGGCGGGATTGATAAGGCAAGCGTTGCCGCCGGCCCGTTCGGTGGCACCGTGAAAAACACCGGCAAAAAACTCTACGAAAAAGCCGCCGACAAGACCCAGGCGCTCAAGGACAAGTTGCTGGCCAGAAGTACTGGCAGCCCGGGCGCCTCTCGGGACCGATTCAAGGACCTGCTGTTCCAGAACCCGAAAAACCGCGATGTCACCCCGACCCTGCTGGCGGACTTCAGCCGCACCCGCAACGACACCGTGGCCGAGGCGTCCGGGATCCGGGGCCGTGACGGTGTGGATTTGCAGGTGGCGGGCGGCGTCGACCTGCTGGGCGCGCGGATAGGCTCCAGCGGTGGCACCGTGGACTTGGGTGGCGCGTCAGTCACCGGCAAGGATTTGAGTGGCCGCGACCAGCGCACCGACCTGGGCATCAACGCCTCAGCCTCCCCGTTGCTGCTGGGCCTGGCGCTGAACAAGGCGTTCACCAAAGAACGTGACCCGCAAAGCCTGGCCGACGAGCAATTCGATACCGGCCTGCTGCGTACCGGCGGGCACGACCAACGCCAATTACTGACCAGCGGGGTTGATCAAAAAGGCCGCTGA
- a CDS encoding histidine phosphatase family protein has product MGSIYLIRHGQASFGADDYDVLSPIGVQQAQVLGSHLAELGLSFDRCVSGDLRRQQHTATAAFEQYSALGLPVPPLEIDSAFNEFDAEAIIRALLPDLLHSEPEALHILRNAAQNRGEFQRIFSLIVERWLAGTYDPPGLESWLGFVERVQGGLQRLLEAADSSDKIAVFTSGGTITALLHLITRMPAAQAFELNWQIVNTSLNHLKFRGREVALASFNSHTHLQLLKAPQLITFR; this is encoded by the coding sequence GTGGGCAGCATCTACCTGATTCGACATGGCCAGGCCTCCTTCGGTGCAGACGACTACGACGTGCTGTCGCCCATCGGTGTGCAACAGGCGCAAGTGCTCGGCAGCCACCTGGCGGAACTGGGCCTGAGCTTTGACCGTTGCGTGTCCGGTGACCTGCGTCGCCAGCAGCATACGGCCACCGCCGCCTTCGAACAGTACAGCGCCCTTGGCCTGCCGGTACCGCCGCTGGAAATCGACAGCGCGTTCAACGAATTCGATGCAGAGGCAATCATTCGCGCCCTGCTCCCGGACTTGCTGCACAGCGAACCCGAAGCCCTGCACATCCTGCGTAACGCCGCGCAAAACCGCGGCGAGTTCCAGCGCATCTTTTCCCTGATTGTCGAACGCTGGCTGGCCGGCACCTACGACCCGCCGGGCCTGGAAAGCTGGCTGGGGTTTGTCGAACGGGTGCAGGGTGGCCTGCAACGCCTGCTCGAAGCCGCCGACAGCAGTGACAAGATCGCCGTGTTCACCTCCGGCGGCACCATCACTGCCCTGCTCCACCTGATTACCCGAATGCCGGCCGCACAGGCCTTCGAACTGAACTGGCAAATTGTTAACACCTCGCTCAACCACCTGAAATTCCGTGGTCGCGAGGTGGCACTGGCTTCCTTCAACAGTCATACCCACTTGCAACTGTTGAAGGCGCCGCAGCTCATCACCTTCCGATGA
- a CDS encoding SCP2 sterol-binding domain-containing protein, whose translation MTDVAKAVEAMKAKFNPAAADGLDLVFGFRIDDTQNFSLVVKNNTCELLEGENPDAQVTLVMDAETMKGIVSGETDGMQAFMGGKLRTEGDMMLAMKLSELFPA comes from the coding sequence ATGACTGACGTAGCTAAAGCCGTAGAAGCAATGAAAGCCAAATTCAACCCAGCCGCTGCCGACGGCCTGGATCTGGTGTTCGGTTTCCGCATCGACGACACCCAGAACTTCTCGCTGGTTGTGAAAAACAACACCTGCGAACTGCTGGAAGGTGAAAACCCGGACGCCCAGGTCACCCTGGTGATGGACGCCGAAACCATGAAAGGCATCGTCAGCGGCGAAACCGACGGCATGCAAGCGTTCATGGGCGGCAAACTGCGCACTGAAGGCGACATGATGCTGGCCATGAAATTGAGCGAGCTGTTCCCGGCCTGA